TGCTGTGCCGTCAAGCGTGGGATATCAGACCGAAAAATATCTACCAAGGCATGGCGATGGATGCCCTACTCGACCCGGACATTGACTTAGTCATTCTCACGGGTGCGGCAGGTAGTGGTAAAACCTTACTTGCCATGGCTGCTGCACTGGAGATGACCATAGAGCGTGGCATGTTCGATAAGATCATCGTAACCCGAAACACGCCGGACATTGGTGAGTCGATTGGTTTCCTACCGGGTACTGAAGAAGAGAAGATGATGCCGTGGTTGGCGGCGATTACCGACACCCTTGAAGCGCTGCACAAGAACGATCACTGTACTGAAGGGTCACTCAAATACATTTGCGATAAGGCTAACATTCAATTTAAGTCGATTAACTTTATGCGCGGTCGCTCGATTCAAAATGCGTTTGTGCTGCTTGATGAGTGCCAAAACCTAACCGCATCGCAAATTAAAACCATCATCACACGCTGTGGTGAAGGCACCAAAATTGTTTGCTCTGGCAACTTAGCGCAGATTGACTCGCCTTACTTAACGCCGGTGACATCAGGGCTCACTTACATGGTAGAGCGATTTAAGAACTTTGGTGGCAGTGCCAATATTCACCTCAATGGTGTGGTGAGAAGCCGATTGGCGGAGTTTGCTGAGGAGAATTTGTGAGTCTTTCGCGGGATAGCAATACTACGGAATGACAATACTGGGTCATAAAACTAGTGCGTCATAAGAGAAGGCGTCATCCCCTTGAAAAAGGGGATGACGTTATATCAAATGACGGGATACCGAATGACAGTAATTATAGTCGTTCGTGTAAAGTTAGTCCGTGCCACCAACAGTTAGGGAATCCAGCTTCAAGCTAGGCTGACCCACGCCGACTGGCACGCTTTGTCCCGCTTTACCACACACGCCCACACCGCGGTCAATCGCTAAGTCGTTACCGACCATGGACACTTGCTGCATCGCTTCAATGCCGGAACCAATTAGTGTTGCGCCTTTCACAGGGGCGGTAATCTTGCCGTCTTCAATCAAGTACGCTTCTGAGGCTGAGAACACAAACTTACCCGAGGTGATGTCCACCTGACCGCCGCCAAAGTTTGGCGCATATAGGCCTTTCTTCACCGTTGAGATGATCTCTTCAGGAGAGTGCTCACCCGGCAGCATGTAAGTGTTGGTCATACGCGGCATTGGTAAGTGCGCATAAGACTCACGACGCGCGTTACCCGTTGGGTTCACGCCCATAAGACGCGCATTGAGCTTGTCTTGTAGGTAGCCTTTCAATACACCGTTTTCGATCAGGGTATTGTACTGACCATGTACACCTTCATCATCAACGTTAAGTGAGCCGCGCAAATCTTGCAGCGTGCCGTCATCAACAATGGTACAAAGGTTTGAAGTGACTTGCTCGCCAACCTTGCCTGAGAAGACTGATGACTCTTTACGGTTGAAGTCACCTTCTAGACCGTGACCTACCGCCTCATGGAGTAGTACGCCAGGCCAACCGGCACCGAGTACCACAGGCATCATGCCAGCTGGAGCGTCAATCGCTTCAAGGTTAACCAGTGCTTGGCGAATTGCTTCGTCTGCGTAGTTGTAAGCAACCTGCTGACCTTCTTCCGTTGATAGAAAGAAATCATAACCATATCGGCCACCACCGCCCGCACTGCCGCGTTCGCGACGATCGCCTTTTTGCGCGAGCACGCTAATAGATAGTCGAACCAATGGACGAACATCACCCGCCAACGTGCCATCGGTTGCCGCGACCAGCATCTGCTCATACACACCGCTTAGGCTCACTGACACTTCTTTGACCAATGGCTCTTTGGTGCGGATGTAGGCATCGAGCTGTTTCAGCAGCTCGGTTTTTTGCTGCTTTTCCCAGCTTTCCAGCGGGTTCACTGCCGCATAATAGGCTTGGTTGTCGCTGCGGGTCAGCGCTTTAACTTGAGCGCTTTGACCTTGCTGGGCAATACCGCGAGCTGCGACTGCGCTCTGCTTCAGCCCTTCAAGAGTGATTTGGTCGGAGTATGCAAAACCGGTTTTCTCACCGGTTACAGCGCGCACACCAACACCGCGGTCGATGTTAAAAGAGCCATCTTTGATGATGCTGTCTTCAAGGACTAAAGATTCGTGCCAGCTGGATTGAAAATAAATATCTGCATAGTCAATTTGGCGAGTCGCAATGCTCGCCAGCGTAGCTTCAATATCTTGCTCAGAGAGACCAGTTGGGCCTAGTAGCGCGTCTTCTATGCGTTCCATATTTGATTGCTCTTAGTAAGTATAATTAGTGGAGATGTTGCTCGAAGCGGATATGCTTAGCGACAGGCATACTCTGCCTTACCTCTTCGACCACATCAAAATTCAATTCGGCAGTAATGGTGCCCGCTTGCTGCTCAAGTTGACCTTGGATCTCGCCCCAAGGAGACACCACCATAGAGCGCCCCCAAGTCTCTCGACCGCATGGGTGAGTACCACATTGATTGGCGGCAACGATCCAACATTGGTTTTCGATAGCTCTTGCTCGCAGCAGCACTTCCCAATGTGCCTTGCCAGTCACCGCGGTAAACGCAGCTGGCACAACAATCACGTTAGCGCCTTGCGACCTAAGTGCGCAGTACAAGTGCGGAAAGCGCAAATCATAACAGATAGATAGCCCAATCGCGCCAAAATCTGTCGGCACCATAGCAATGTTGCCCCCGGCCTTAAAGGTTTCGGACTCTCGATACGTCTTGTGGGCGTCATTCACATCGACATCAAACATGTGCAGCTTGTCGTAATGATTCATACGCTGACCATTAATGTCAAAGACCAATGTGGTGGTCGACACTTCGCTTTCGGAAATGCGAATAGGGAAGCTGCCAATGATCAGATTCACGCTATATTGTTTAGCAAGGTTGGCAAGCTTGGTTTGAAACTCACCCTGCCCCAAGTACTCTGCGTGCTGATGGTAGTCTCGGCGCTGGCCGAATACCAACGCATTTTCAGGCGTTAATATCCAGCGCATGCCTTTGTCTGCCAAAAACGCCACTTTTTGCTCAATGTGCTCAAAGTTACGTTGCGGGTCAGGCCCAGAGGTCATTTGTATGATTCCAAAGCGTTCCATGCTCATAGACGACTTATTTCTCCTTTTTAAGATCCTCTGGCAGCGTGTATTCACCGCTACTGCGGGATATTTCACTCACGGTCGGTGAGTCAAGCGGCCCTTTAACCGAGTAGTTGACTTGCGTGACTACCTCAACGACAGGTGAGATCACTGTCGTCACAGCCAACACGACTAGCGCCGTTTGTGGCGTTACCGCAAACGCGGTGATAATAGGAATGCCAGAGGTCATGTCTGGGGTAAAGCTCACCTCTGCATCTACAGTTTGTTTAGAAAGATCAGCCAACCCTTTGATTCTCATATCACCGGCTACCGCGTCCATCTTAATGTCGTTAGTGACAAACACGCCATCACGCACTCGGCCGCTGCCTGTTATTGAGTTAAAGGCCATGCCTTTATCAAACACATCCGAGAAATCGAGCTGCATCTTGCGAATAATAGAATCAAGACTGAACAGACCAAGTAGTCGCGCCGCACCGCTAACGTCGGAGATCACCCCTTTGCCAAGCTTAGTATTCATGTCACCATTGACGGTATCAAGGCGCATTGACCAAGGCGCCCCATCCCAATCAAGTTTGGCTTTCATTTCAAACGGCGCGCGTTGAATACCCGTTGTGATACCAAAACGTTCCATAAGATCGCTGTTGTTTTCACCTTTTACCGCGAAGTTCACTTGAGTCTTATTCTGGTCATCAGACACCATCCAACTGCCATCGATATCCACTTGGTTGGCGCCACTAGAAAGCTGCAGCTTGTTCCAAACCAGCTTATTGCCCTGCCTAGAGACATCCATATCGACCTTACCCACTTTGTAACCTTGGAACCAAAAGTTATCGATGGTCAGCAAGGTATCGGGCAATGCGTTAAATAGCGAACGCTCAAAATCCGTCACAATTGGTGCTTCTGGGTTTTCCTGGGTGATAATTGACTCATCTTGGTCAGCAATCTCATCGAGTTCCGGCACATAAATATGAAGACGGTTCAACGCGACATGGAGTTCATTGTTATCACTGTAGCTGGCTTCACCTTTCGCCTCTTGGCTATCCAGTGCAAACTGCCAACCACCCTTTTTATATCTAGCATCGAAATTAACATCGTGCCATTCAATTCCGCCTAATATCAGTTCTTTAGCTTCTACACTGGCACGCTTTGGCAGTGGTAGTTCGGGCTTCGGCAAGTCATCCAGCACCGCTTTTTTGTCACTCGGTGGCTCTTTAAATACCTCACTCCACTTATCGAAATCGATAGTGTCTGAGCGCACTTGGAAGTGATGGCCGACAATTGGGCTAATTTTAAATCCACCCTCACCAAGCACTAAGTTAGTCGCTTTAAGCACAGGGACCGGCTGAGTGATATCAATTTCAGTTTGATATTTCACCGACGGCAATTGCAAGCGAGCGGTAATATTTTCCTGATTACCTGAAGCCTGAAGCCTTGCTTTCCCTGCATCACCAAACGACTTGCTCAGTGGATAAGGGTAATCGCTGGCAATCGTGACTAGGTTTGCATCCAAATCAAGCTGATAAGTAAAACCCACATCATTGAGCTGGATGTCGACATCCAGGTGCCAAGGTGCATGCCCTGATAAGCGGCTTACGACCTTATCACCAATGTAAGGTTCAAGTGGTGCTGTACTCCAATCGCCAACGGAGTTGATCTTCACCGCATAGCCTTTGCTTGCATTTTGTCCTTGGAAGTCCAAATTGATTGGCTGATCAAGCAAGTTCGCTGATAATCCCGTTGCTTTAACCACGTCATTATCGAACTCGATACGACCTGAGACTTGCTCAAGCGTCATCGGTGGAGCATCAATCTCAACATGATTGTCACTTAGGTCAGCATGACCCCAAGCTCTAGATGGCGTGTCATCCCCCCCAAATGGAATGTAGAGCTGAAAATCAGCGGTAACGTCGCCACTGACTTGAACCGCTGTTAGCGCAGCACCAACCGAGTCAACCAATGGTGAAGCGGTCATGTAGTCACGTACCGCACTGCCTTTGCCAGCCGCTTTCGCTCCAATTTCAAGATGACCATCACCACGAAGCTCGGGAATTCGACCGGTAATACGCTGCCCTTTCACATCCATTAAAGTCGCAGAGCGCGAATCGAGATACATGCTCTCGTTTTGGAACAACAAATCGAGCTGCAGATCCGTAAGCGGCGGCCAATTGGTGTCAAAGCTGAATTTGGCATCACGCAGGCCAACAAACGCCTGGAACATACCGTTGTTGTCGCGATACGGGAAATCAGAGAGCTTGCCGTACCACAAAAGCTTAGAGGTGTTCACGCGACCCGCTTGAATCGCCGCAGATAGGTAATCCGTTAAGCTTTGCCCCATTGCTAGAGTTGGCAGGTAACGCCACACCTCCCCTGCGTTGTATAGGTCAGCCTCAGCATAGAAGGACAAGAATGGACTATCGTTCTTAGGGAAATCGAGCCGGAAGGCACCAAGCACTTGCAAATCTGGTGTGGCAGCCGTGACTTTATCCGACCACAGTGACCAGCCTTGCTCACCATGATTCTCCCAATGAATGTCAACCAAGCCTTGCTTGATATTTAAAGGCGCTTGGAATACATCGCCGTACGGGAACTTATCATCAATAACCGACACTCGCGCATAAGCCCGCTCAGTGTTCCCGCGCAGATGGCCTGAGACATGAGAAAATCCAGGTAACAGTCCCCATTGCGATAACGACATTTGCTTTAATGACGCCGAATACTTAATCGAATCAGCACCTGCAAGTTGAGAAATACGAATGTCTTCGATGCGGCCGCCCGGGTTAAGTCTCGACAGCCATTGGTTAATAGTCTCGTTGTTAGCCAGTGTCGCCAATGGTTTTAAGCTATCAACATCGAGCTCAGAGACATTGACTTGCCATTGATTATCACGATTCCAATCAACGGCAATATCCAACTCAGGCCAAGTCACTTCATCAGTACGAGCCTGGACTTGGTGCACATTCAACTGCCAACCCGATGTGGATGGCAGTAAATGCAATACCGCAGACTCAACTATCAGATCATGTTGCTGATTGCCACTTTCCCAACTGAGCTCAGAAGGAAGCACATCCAAATAGACTTCTTTTGCTTTGCTATTATCTAACTCAAGCCAAGCTCTTAGGCTGACCGCCCCAGATTCAATGCCAGTTTGCTGCTTCTGCTCATCCGATAGCCACGGAGACAACGACATTTCATCCACTGTGACGTAAAAATCTCCCGTCACACTGGTCAAAGAGCCGTTATCAACAAAGTCCGCTCGCACTTCAAGCGCATTGAGATTAGCATCGGCGATGGACACCACGCCTTGCGCTAAGTGGCGACGTTTTTCGTTTCGCCACTGCAAATTCTCAATATCTAACTGACGAGCTTCATCAGAGATAGCGGTGTAGTGAATGGTCGAGTCCGCTACCGTGAATCGATCAAGCTGCCTCAACAGTAAGTTATCCAAACGTTGGATCAACTGCTCACCGCTTTTTGCAGGCGCATTGGTAACCGGCTCCTCCGGTGTACTCTCCGTCGCCTTGAGCAGATCCACCGAACGAACGTCTAGTGTCATGCCGTTGATCACCATATCCGCCAATACAGGCTGACGCTGCAACACGGTTTGTACCAGGTCGAATTCGAGCTCAAGGTTGGTCACTTCAAACTGGGTTTCAGGACTGTCTGGAAGACCGACGGATACCCCTTGCAGTGAGATTGACGGGTGAGTATTACGCCAGAAACCACGTACGTCTTTGAGCGAGACATTCAGTCCTGTACCTTGGTTTATCCAAGTAACGATTTCAGGTTGGACTTTGTTCAGTTGAGGCAGGCCGACACGCAGCACTGTGACCGTGGAGGCAAGTAGCACCAGCACGGTCAGTAACAGCCAGAGAAATAGGCGTATGATTTGATTAACGCGAGGACTCACAAACTTCTCATCACATCATAACAACATCAAATTGTTCTTGAATATACAGTGGTTCTGCTTGAATACGCACTTGCTTGCCAATAAAGACTTCAAGTTCCGCGAGTGCATGTGATTCTTCACCTTCTAGCGCTTCCGCAACAGCAGGTGCCGCATAAACCACAAAATTATCAGCATCGTAAGCTCGGTTGACTCGGGTGATCTCTCGTAGGATCTCATAACAGACGGTTTCCACCGTTTTCACCGAACCACGACCTTCACAAGTTGGACAACCGCTACACAGCACGTGTTCAATACTTTCACGGGTACGCTTGCGGGTCATTTCCACCAAACCAAGCTGAGTAAAGCCATTGATATTGGTTTTTACGCGATCTTTTGACAGTGCTGCTTCAAGAGAAGCCAAAACACGCTGACGGTGTTCATCCAGCCCCATGTCAATGAAATCGATAATGATGATACCACCTAGATTACGCAGTCTCAGTTGGCGAGCAATCGCCTGAGTCGCTTCAACATTGGTATTAAAGATGGTCTCTTCTAGGTTACGGCGACCGACGAAGGCACCCGTGTTGATGTCTACCGTGGTCATGGCTTCGGTTTGATCAATGATCAGATAGCCGCCCGATTTAAGATCGACCTTGCGCTCCAATGAGCGCTGAATTTCGTTCTCCGTATCAAACATGTCGAAGATCGGCTTATCGCCTTCATAGAGCTCTAACAGTGACTCTAATTCTGGAACAAATTCGCTGGTAAACTCTTTTAGGCTCTCAAATATCAAACGAGAATCGACCTGAATGCGGGTGATTTCGGTACCAACGAAATCACGCAAGATACGATGCGCTAAACCCAGCTCACCATACAAGGTAGAACGTGTCTTGTATTTAGTACGGCGCTCGTTGATTTTAGTCCACAGGCGCTTAAGAAACGCGGCATCTTGCGCCAACTCTTTCTCATTCGCCCCCTCAGCCGCGGTACGAATAATGAACCCGCCATTCTCATCGCAGTAATCAGCGACAACTCGCTTAAGGCGTAGGCGTTCATCTTCACTTTCAATACGCTGAGAAACCCCCACGTGGCTCGCTCCAGGCATGAATACCAAGTATCGTGAAGGTAGGGTGATATCTGTGGTTAGGCGAGCGCCTTTGGTGCCCAGTGGGTCTTTGACCACTTGCACCACAATGTCTTGCCCTTGGCGCACTAGCTCAGAGATGTCGCGTACTTGAAATTGTTTTTTCTCGTTCTCGGCAACACATTCGGTGTGAGGGACAATATCGGAGGCATGAAGAAACGCGGCCTTTTCCAGACCGATGTCGACGAACGCCGCTTGCATCCCCGGAAGCACGCGACTGACTTTACCTTTGTAGATGTTACCCACGATGCCTCGTTTGGCTTCGCGTTCAATGTGGACTTCTTGAAGAATTCCACTCTCTATCATCGCAACTCTTGTTTCACTGGGAGTTACGTTTATCAACAGCTCTGCACTCATGAGCGCACCTCAATATTTTAATTATTTATAAATTCTTGCAAGAGCTGGTCAGTTTCATACAGCGGCAGTCCCACTACGGCGTAATAGCTGCCCTCGATCCGAGTAACAAAACGCCCACCTAATCCTTGGATACCATAACTGCCAGCTTTATCTCTCGGTTCACCACTGTGCCAATATCGTTCTATTTCTTGTTGGCTAAGTGTTTTGAACCACACATCCGTGGTCACCACCACCGATGCTTGCTTTAATTTGCTTACCACGCTAACTGCTGTCAGCACCTGGTGTTTTTGACCTGACATGCTACTCAACATGCGGTTGGCATGGTCAAAGTCGTGCGGTTTTTCCAACACATGACCATCGAGCACGACCACGGTATCGGAACCCAAAACTACGCTCTCTTGATGACTCAAAGCAAGACCTGCTAAGGCTTTCTCTAACGACAAACGCGCCACGTACTCTTGCGGCGCTTCATTGTCTTGCTGCTGCTCTTCAATATCGGGACTAACGATGGAAAATTCGTAGCCCAGTTGAGTCAATAGTTCTCTGCGGCGTGGTGATGTGGAAGCCAATACAACGCGTGATACAGACTGATTACCTGACATGCCAATGCCTTCTTACTCGACGAAGCAATAAAAACATCCATGGCCAGAGTATACAGTTAATCAAACCACTCCACAGCGACATTGGATTAAAAGTCACGTCTTGGATCAAATACTCGCCGAAAAAGATGCATACTTCGAGCACCATAGACAACAGCGCCATAATGGTTGCTTGTTGCCACAATGCCATGTTTCTCAACACCAAAAAGTTAAGCGCGATGACGTAAACCACAATCGACATCATCATGCCGCGTATGCCAAGCGTCGAGCCGACCAGCAGATCCCACACCAAGCCAACAAACAAGGCAGTACCCACATTAACGCGGTGCGGCAGTGCCAGCACCCAGTAACCGAGTACCAAAAATAGCCATGAAGGGCGGACAAAATCCAAAACACCCGGCCATGGGATGGTCTGCAGCACCAATGCCACCAGCAGCGACGTGCCAATCACCATATGACTGCGAAAAGAGCTGTTAGCCATAATTGTGTGTTAATCCTTTATTCTGCATTGAGGATATCTTCCACTTCCTGCTGCTGCCTATCATTATTCGGCCAGATCAAAAGTAGGTAGCGTAAACGGTCAAAATCAACCACGGGTTCAGCGATGATATTAGCGAACTCACGACGATTATCACGTTGCACCGATTTAACGTGTGCCACTGGATAACCTTCAGGATAAATGCCACCAAGACCCGACGTCACAAGAAGATCGTCAGGCTGAATATCGGTACTGGTAGGAATGTGCTCCAGTTGGATCTCATCAATTGAACCGTTGCCAGAACCAATAACACGGATGTCATTGCGGATCACCTGTACTGGGATCGCGCTGTTGGTATCCGTCAATAGCATAATTCGACTATTGTGCGCACCAACGAATGTCACCTGGCCAACAATACCATTTTCATTGATAACTGGCTGACCTTCGTAAACGCCATCAATACGGCCTTTATCAATCACCACCTGGTGACGATAGGGTGACGTGTCCACTGCCATTACCTCGGTGACCACTTTCTTCTCACCCCTCACAAAAGACGAGCCAAGCAGTTCACGAAAGCGCTGATTCTCTTCACGATATTGATCGAGCAAGATAAGGTCGCTTTTCAAACGCAGTACTTCACGTTTAAGGTTGATATTCTGCTCAGCTAAGCCTTGACGCGTATTAAGACGCTCATAGACTCCATCAAACATACTACGCGGTAAGTTGGCAGCATATTGAATAGGCGCAACAGCACTGTTCAGCAGATAGCGGAAATTGGAGAATGTGTCTAAACGACTATCAGCCAGCATTAAGCCGGCTGATAGAGTTACAGCAAGAAATAACCGAAGTTGTAAGGACGGACCCCGACCAAATATTGGTTTCATGTACTCATAACCTTGATGCGGACTCTAGTTTCAGTACCACACCAAAACTAGAGAGAAACCATTATTCTTCAGTAAATAGATCGCCACCGTGCATGTCGATCATCTCAAGCGCTTTACCGCCACCACGAGCCACACAGGTCAGTGGATCTTCAGCGATAACAACTGGAATACCCGTTTCTTCAGTCAATAGACGGTCTAGATCACGAAGTAGTGCACCACCACCCGTTAGTACCATGCCGTTTTCTGAGATGTCAGATGCCAGCTCTGGCGGACACTGCTCTAGCGCAACCATCACAGCCGATACGATACCTGTTAGCGGCTCTTGAAGTGCTTCTAGGATCTCGTTTGAGTTTAGGCTAAAGCTACGTGGCACACCTTCAGCAAGGTTACGACCGCGAACTTCGATCTCTTCAACCGTGTCACCAGGGTACGCAGAACCGATTTCGTGTTTGATCTTCTCAGCCGTTGCTTCACCGATCAAGCTGCCGTAGTTACGACGCACATAGTTGATGATCGCTTCATCAAAGCGGTCACCACCGATACGAACTGACGATGAGTAAACCACGCCGTTTAGCGAGATCACCGCCACTTCTGTTGTACCGCCGCCGATATCGACCACCATAGAACCCGTTGGTTCTGAAACGCGTAGACCAGCACCAATTGCTGCCGCCATCGGCTCATCAATGAGGTAGACTTCACGAGCACCTGCGCCAAGCGCAGATTCACGAATGGCACGACGCTCAACTTGCGTAGAACCACAAGGCACACACACAAGTACGCGCGGGCTTGGCTTCAATACGCTGTTGTCGTGAACTTGCTTAATGAAGTGCTGGAGCATTTTCTCAGTCACGTAGAAATCAGCAATTACGCCGTCTTTCATTGGACGAATGGCAGAAATGTTACCAGGTGTACGACCTAGCATCTGTTTCGCTGCATGACCGACGGCCGCAACGCTTTTGGCTGAACCCGCACGATCTTGACGGATAGCTACAACAGAAGGCTCGTCTAGGACGATACCCTGTCCTTTTACATAAATCAGTGTGTTGGCAGTACCTAAATCAATCGATAGGTCGTTAGAAAACATGCCACGCAGTTTTTTAAACATATTCTTCGCTCGTCCTGCAAGAATTAGAAGACAAAAATTGCACTAAATGTACCAATGCCGCGCCATCACAGCAAGGCATTGAAGCAGAAACATTGGAGGAAACCCCCATTTTCTTACAGTTTCCTTACTTAACGCAAAAAATTCACAGGATTTATTGGCAGTCAGCCATTATACCGCCCCAACCAATAGTGCCTACGGCGGCTCCAATACATCTCGATATGCGTTTATTCCCCTCTAACCCTCTCCCCCAAATACTGCTGAATGCGAACCACCACATAAAACCCACCAATAACTCCATTGCTAATGATATTTTACCAACCAGAATCTGGTATCCTATGCATGCTTTTGCTCTCCACTTTGATTAGCTATGGTTTTTCGATGACACGTACCCGCTTCACATTGCTCGCATTAGGCAGCGCCCTATCCACACTATTGCTCTCTGGTTGTAACGATGACACCAGCGTATCGCTTGGCGATCCTATTCCAGTTGCACCAACTAAGTCTCATGGGCCAGCTTGTGACGCCAGTGCCGACACGCAGACCATTCGCTTTATCCACGTCGCAGATCTACACGGCCACTTCGGTTATCGCGAGCAGTTCTATAGCAAAATCAAACAAGCTCATGTCGATG
The Vibrio sp. CB1-14 DNA segment above includes these coding regions:
- the tldD gene encoding metalloprotease TldD, which codes for MERIEDALLGPTGLSEQDIEATLASIATRQIDYADIYFQSSWHESLVLEDSIIKDGSFNIDRGVGVRAVTGEKTGFAYSDQITLEGLKQSAVAARGIAQQGQSAQVKALTRSDNQAYYAAVNPLESWEKQQKTELLKQLDAYIRTKEPLVKEVSVSLSGVYEQMLVAATDGTLAGDVRPLVRLSISVLAQKGDRRERGSAGGGGRYGYDFFLSTEEGQQVAYNYADEAIRQALVNLEAIDAPAGMMPVVLGAGWPGVLLHEAVGHGLEGDFNRKESSVFSGKVGEQVTSNLCTIVDDGTLQDLRGSLNVDDEGVHGQYNTLIENGVLKGYLQDKLNARLMGVNPTGNARRESYAHLPMPRMTNTYMLPGEHSPEEIISTVKKGLYAPNFGGGQVDITSGKFVFSASEAYLIEDGKITAPVKGATLIGSGIEAMQQVSMVGNDLAIDRGVGVCGKAGQSVPVGVGQPSLKLDSLTVGGTD
- a CDS encoding carbon-nitrogen hydrolase family protein, with product MERFGIIQMTSGPDPQRNFEHIEQKVAFLADKGMRWILTPENALVFGQRRDYHQHAEYLGQGEFQTKLANLAKQYSVNLIIGSFPIRISESEVSTTTLVFDINGQRMNHYDKLHMFDVDVNDAHKTYRESETFKAGGNIAMVPTDFGAIGLSICYDLRFPHLYCALRSQGANVIVVPAAFTAVTGKAHWEVLLRARAIENQCWIVAANQCGTHPCGRETWGRSMVVSPWGEIQGQLEQQAGTITAELNFDVVEEVRQSMPVAKHIRFEQHLH
- a CDS encoding YhdP family protein — translated: MSPRVNQIIRLFLWLLLTVLVLLASTVTVLRVGLPQLNKVQPEIVTWINQGTGLNVSLKDVRGFWRNTHPSISLQGVSVGLPDSPETQFEVTNLELEFDLVQTVLQRQPVLADMVINGMTLDVRSVDLLKATESTPEEPVTNAPAKSGEQLIQRLDNLLLRQLDRFTVADSTIHYTAISDEARQLDIENLQWRNEKRRHLAQGVVSIADANLNALEVRADFVDNGSLTSVTGDFYVTVDEMSLSPWLSDEQKQQTGIESGAVSLRAWLELDNSKAKEVYLDVLPSELSWESGNQQHDLIVESAVLHLLPSTSGWQLNVHQVQARTDEVTWPELDIAVDWNRDNQWQVNVSELDVDSLKPLATLANNETINQWLSRLNPGGRIEDIRISQLAGADSIKYSASLKQMSLSQWGLLPGFSHVSGHLRGNTERAYARVSVIDDKFPYGDVFQAPLNIKQGLVDIHWENHGEQGWSLWSDKVTAATPDLQVLGAFRLDFPKNDSPFLSFYAEADLYNAGEVWRYLPTLAMGQSLTDYLSAAIQAGRVNTSKLLWYGKLSDFPYRDNNGMFQAFVGLRDAKFSFDTNWPPLTDLQLDLLFQNESMYLDSRSATLMDVKGQRITGRIPELRGDGHLEIGAKAAGKGSAVRDYMTASPLVDSVGAALTAVQVSGDVTADFQLYIPFGGDDTPSRAWGHADLSDNHVEIDAPPMTLEQVSGRIEFDNDVVKATGLSANLLDQPINLDFQGQNASKGYAVKINSVGDWSTAPLEPYIGDKVVSRLSGHAPWHLDVDIQLNDVGFTYQLDLDANLVTIASDYPYPLSKSFGDAGKARLQASGNQENITARLQLPSVKYQTEIDITQPVPVLKATNLVLGEGGFKISPIVGHHFQVRSDTIDFDKWSEVFKEPPSDKKAVLDDLPKPELPLPKRASVEAKELILGGIEWHDVNFDARYKKGGWQFALDSQEAKGEASYSDNNELHVALNRLHIYVPELDEIADQDESIITQENPEAPIVTDFERSLFNALPDTLLTIDNFWFQGYKVGKVDMDVSRQGNKLVWNKLQLSSGANQVDIDGSWMVSDDQNKTQVNFAVKGENNSDLMERFGITTGIQRAPFEMKAKLDWDGAPWSMRLDTVNGDMNTKLGKGVISDVSGAARLLGLFSLDSIIRKMQLDFSDVFDKGMAFNSITGSGRVRDGVFVTNDIKMDAVAGDMRIKGLADLSKQTVDAEVSFTPDMTSGIPIITAFAVTPQTALVVLAVTTVISPVVEVVTQVNYSVKGPLDSPTVSEISRSSGEYTLPEDLKKEK
- the rng gene encoding ribonuclease G, whose protein sequence is MSAELLINVTPSETRVAMIESGILQEVHIEREAKRGIVGNIYKGKVSRVLPGMQAAFVDIGLEKAAFLHASDIVPHTECVAENEKKQFQVRDISELVRQGQDIVVQVVKDPLGTKGARLTTDITLPSRYLVFMPGASHVGVSQRIESEDERLRLKRVVADYCDENGGFIIRTAAEGANEKELAQDAAFLKRLWTKINERRTKYKTRSTLYGELGLAHRILRDFVGTEITRIQVDSRLIFESLKEFTSEFVPELESLLELYEGDKPIFDMFDTENEIQRSLERKVDLKSGGYLIIDQTEAMTTVDINTGAFVGRRNLEETIFNTNVEATQAIARQLRLRNLGGIIIIDFIDMGLDEHRQRVLASLEAALSKDRVKTNINGFTQLGLVEMTRKRTRESIEHVLCSGCPTCEGRGSVKTVETVCYEILREITRVNRAYDADNFVVYAAPAVAEALEGEESHALAELEVFIGKQVRIQAEPLYIQEQFDVVMM
- a CDS encoding Maf family protein; protein product: MSGNQSVSRVVLASTSPRRRELLTQLGYEFSIVSPDIEEQQQDNEAPQEYVARLSLEKALAGLALSHQESVVLGSDTVVVLDGHVLEKPHDFDHANRMLSSMSGQKHQVLTAVSVVSKLKQASVVVTTDVWFKTLSQQEIERYWHSGEPRDKAGSYGIQGLGGRFVTRIEGSYYAVVGLPLYETDQLLQEFINN
- the mreD gene encoding rod shape-determining protein MreD; translation: MANSSFRSHMVIGTSLLVALVLQTIPWPGVLDFVRPSWLFLVLGYWVLALPHRVNVGTALFVGLVWDLLVGSTLGIRGMMMSIVVYVIALNFLVLRNMALWQQATIMALLSMVLEVCIFFGEYLIQDVTFNPMSLWSGLINCILWPWMFLLLRRVRRHWHVR
- the mreC gene encoding rod shape-determining protein MreC → MKPIFGRGPSLQLRLFLAVTLSAGLMLADSRLDTFSNFRYLLNSAVAPIQYAANLPRSMFDGVYERLNTRQGLAEQNINLKREVLRLKSDLILLDQYREENQRFRELLGSSFVRGEKKVVTEVMAVDTSPYRHQVVIDKGRIDGVYEGQPVINENGIVGQVTFVGAHNSRIMLLTDTNSAIPVQVIRNDIRVIGSGNGSIDEIQLEHIPTSTDIQPDDLLVTSGLGGIYPEGYPVAHVKSVQRDNRREFANIIAEPVVDFDRLRYLLLIWPNNDRQQQEVEDILNAE